One window of Salegentibacter sp. Hel_I_6 genomic DNA carries:
- a CDS encoding PaaI family thioesterase, with the protein MTQEELLELSKKVCKNTLMETLEIEFTEVGDDYLIAKMPVTPRVHQPDGVLHGGASVALAESVGSLASYVFLDTEEFFIRGIEISANHLKSIAEGFVFARASFIHKGRTTQLWEIRITDEFENLISIVKLTTIALPKKK; encoded by the coding sequence ATGACCCAGGAAGAACTGCTGGAGCTTTCCAAAAAAGTGTGTAAAAACACCCTTATGGAAACGCTGGAAATTGAATTTACTGAAGTTGGAGATGATTATTTGATAGCTAAAATGCCGGTAACTCCTAGAGTGCATCAGCCAGACGGTGTTTTACATGGGGGAGCAAGCGTGGCTTTGGCTGAAAGTGTTGGTAGTTTGGCTAGTTATGTTTTTTTGGATACTGAGGAGTTTTTTATCCGTGGAATTGAAATTTCCGCCAATCATTTAAAAAGTATTGCTGAAGGTTTTGTGTTTGCGCGCGCTTCGTTTATTCATAAAGGGCGCACTACCCAACTTTGGGAGATTAGGATTACCGATGAATTTGAAAACCTGATTTCTATCGTAAAACTCACCACCATAGCATTACCTAAAAAGAAGTAG
- a CDS encoding chorismate-binding protein, with translation MNFEDFFSRLETQIQGGNPFVAYRNPNINNVKALLQNDSKTYKNLEFSESGFIFAPFKNEKNTLIIPSENAVNISAEYTAENSSEIKKESQEFPPVFTNSEAKIQHEELIQKGLEAIHRNEFKKVVLSRKESVATQLKAIEIFKNLLKNYKSAFVYYWFHPETGIWLGATPETLLNVERDKFKTMSLAGTQSFQGTSNVNWGEKEIEEQQIVTDSILENLKDKVSGAIHKSEPYTTRAGNLLHLQTDIQGMLNTKSRLKNLLLALHPTPAVCGLPKEKAKKFILENENYDREFYSGFLGELNMKKEIKRNSNPRNQENQAYASILKQTSLFVNLRCMKLEAGKASLFIGGGITKDSNAADEWQETVNKSQTIKAVLVK, from the coding sequence ATGAATTTTGAAGATTTTTTCTCAAGATTAGAAACACAAATTCAAGGCGGAAATCCTTTTGTGGCCTATAGAAATCCCAACATAAATAATGTAAAAGCTTTACTCCAGAATGATTCTAAAACATATAAAAATTTAGAATTCAGCGAAAGTGGATTTATTTTCGCCCCTTTTAAAAATGAAAAAAATACGCTAATTATTCCTTCAGAAAATGCTGTAAATATTTCTGCGGAATATACTGCCGAAAATTCTTCTGAAATTAAAAAGGAAAGTCAGGAATTTCCGCCTGTATTTACCAATAGTGAAGCAAAAATACAGCATGAAGAACTTATTCAAAAGGGACTTGAAGCTATTCATCGGAATGAGTTTAAGAAAGTAGTACTTTCCAGGAAGGAAAGTGTTGCAACACAACTTAAGGCTATAGAGATTTTTAAGAATTTGCTTAAAAATTATAAATCGGCTTTTGTGTATTACTGGTTTCATCCTGAAACCGGAATTTGGCTGGGTGCAACTCCGGAAACTCTTTTAAATGTAGAGCGCGATAAGTTTAAAACCATGTCTCTAGCTGGGACCCAGTCTTTTCAAGGCACAAGCAATGTGAATTGGGGAGAAAAAGAAATTGAGGAACAGCAAATAGTCACCGATTCGATTTTAGAAAATTTGAAAGACAAAGTTTCCGGTGCTATTCATAAATCTGAACCATACACCACCAGGGCTGGGAATTTATTGCACTTGCAAACCGATATCCAGGGAATGCTGAATACGAAATCCAGGCTTAAAAACTTACTTTTAGCCTTACACCCAACGCCAGCGGTTTGTGGGCTTCCAAAGGAAAAAGCCAAAAAATTCATTTTAGAAAATGAAAATTACGATCGCGAATTTTATTCTGGATTTTTAGGCGAATTGAATATGAAAAAGGAGATAAAGCGAAATAGCAATCCTAGAAATCAGGAGAATCAGGCCTACGCCAGTATTCTTAAACAAACTTCTTTATTCGTAAACCTACGTTGCATGAAACTGGAAGCGGGAAAAGCCTCCTTATTTATCGGCGGCGGAATTACCAAAGATTCAAATGCGGCAGATGAATGGCAGGAAACCGTAAATAAATCACAGACTATAAAAGCGGTACTTGTTAAATAA
- the menD gene encoding 2-succinyl-5-enolpyruvyl-6-hydroxy-3-cyclohexene-1-carboxylic-acid synthase: MKYSKIPVARSIVALCVAKNINHVVISPGSRNAPLTIGFTHVPDIRAYSIVDERCAAFYALGMAQQLQKPVALVCTSGSALLNYYPAIAEAFYSDIPLVIISADRPIERIDIGDGQTIRQKNVFENHILYSANLHSELVLDTAATDKKLQQKQFESQKHNEREVNLALNKAIEGKGPVHINVPFYEPLYDLVENVEVNPLQILPEIKERIYTKNQLNSYADLWNKAKRKMVIVGVAQPNVVEHEFLEKLAQDESVIVLTETTSNLNHPEFFTRIDTLIGPIEKDENSDELFKKLQPEILLTFGGMIVSKKIKAFLRNYQPQQHWHIDPKKAYNTFFCLNKHFETTVNSFFSHFFPLVENGKSDYEIYWKEVKSKRQIRHEEYMDEIPYSDLKAMQEIVPTVPENYIVHLGNSSTIRYAQLFKWKESLRIFCNRGTSGIDGSISTAVGAACVNGEPTLMISGDLSFFYDSNALWNNYIPKNFRIIILNNNGGGIFRILPGNKNTENFETYFETTHQLQAKSLSEMYGFQYYAAKTSEEIKSNLKEFFDDSKSPKVLEIFTPRKVNDEVLLEYFNFMKS; the protein is encoded by the coding sequence GTGAAATACTCTAAAATACCTGTTGCTCGATCTATTGTTGCACTTTGCGTTGCTAAAAATATAAATCACGTGGTGATTTCTCCCGGTTCGAGGAACGCACCGTTAACCATTGGGTTTACACATGTCCCCGATATTCGGGCTTATAGCATCGTAGACGAGCGTTGCGCGGCCTTTTACGCATTGGGAATGGCACAGCAATTACAAAAACCGGTGGCGCTAGTTTGTACTTCGGGATCGGCCTTGTTAAATTACTATCCGGCGATTGCTGAAGCTTTTTACAGTGATATCCCATTGGTGATCATTTCTGCTGACCGGCCGATAGAGCGTATTGATATAGGAGACGGACAAACCATTAGGCAGAAAAACGTTTTTGAGAACCATATTTTATATTCGGCGAATTTACACTCTGAATTAGTTTTGGATACTGCGGCTACCGATAAAAAGCTTCAGCAAAAACAATTTGAATCACAAAAACATAACGAGCGGGAAGTAAATCTTGCTTTAAATAAAGCGATAGAAGGAAAAGGACCTGTGCATATAAATGTTCCGTTTTATGAACCTTTGTATGATCTCGTGGAGAATGTTGAGGTAAATCCGTTGCAGATCTTGCCAGAAATTAAAGAACGCATTTATACCAAAAACCAGTTAAATAGCTATGCTGATCTTTGGAATAAAGCAAAGCGTAAAATGGTAATTGTTGGAGTGGCGCAACCTAATGTGGTTGAGCATGAATTCCTGGAGAAACTCGCCCAGGATGAGTCCGTTATAGTTTTGACGGAAACCACTTCAAATTTAAACCATCCCGAATTTTTTACAAGGATAGATACTTTAATTGGTCCTATTGAAAAAGATGAAAATAGCGACGAATTATTTAAAAAGCTTCAGCCAGAAATTCTACTCACTTTTGGAGGAATGATCGTCTCAAAAAAGATCAAGGCTTTTTTAAGAAACTACCAACCGCAACAACACTGGCATATTGACCCTAAAAAAGCGTACAACACTTTCTTCTGTTTAAATAAGCATTTTGAAACCACGGTGAATTCGTTCTTCAGTCATTTCTTTCCACTTGTGGAAAATGGTAAAAGTGATTATGAAATCTATTGGAAAGAAGTTAAAAGCAAACGGCAAATTCGTCATGAAGAATATATGGACGAAATCCCGTATTCTGATCTGAAAGCGATGCAGGAAATTGTTCCCACAGTTCCTGAAAATTATATTGTTCACCTGGGAAATAGTTCAACAATTAGGTATGCACAATTATTTAAATGGAAAGAAAGTTTACGTATTTTTTGTAATCGTGGTACCAGCGGAATTGATGGCAGTATTTCAACCGCAGTGGGAGCAGCTTGTGTAAATGGTGAACCTACACTAATGATTTCGGGAGATTTAAGTTTCTTTTACGATAGCAATGCGCTTTGGAATAACTATATCCCGAAGAATTTCAGAATAATAATTTTGAATAATAATGGTGGCGGAATTTTTAGAATTCTACCTGGGAATAAAAACACAGAGAATTTTGAAACTTATTTTGAAACTACACATCAACTCCAGGCGAAATCCTTAAGCGAAATGTACGGATTTCAGTATTATGCAGCTAAAACTTCAGAAGAGATAAAAAGTAATTTAAAAGAATTCTTCGATGACTCTAAAAGTCCAAAGGTATTAGAGATTTTTACACCAAGAAAAGTGAATGATGAAGTGCTGCTGGAATATTTTAATTTTATGAAATCTTAA
- a CDS encoding DUF2853 family protein, which yields MSTKTDEKVGKYIQDVKDKTGEEPDVDLLRKVTESCGPSIFRSDAETVSSSSKSEIETVKRNFLIKKLGLKDDEKLDVGLNAVMEKYGKSNRNKYRAVVYYLLTKYFKKESVFK from the coding sequence ATGAGTACAAAAACCGATGAAAAAGTAGGGAAATACATCCAGGATGTGAAAGATAAAACAGGCGAGGAACCCGATGTAGATTTGCTTAGAAAAGTAACTGAATCTTGCGGCCCAAGTATTTTTAGAAGCGATGCTGAAACTGTTTCCAGTTCCTCTAAATCAGAGATTGAAACCGTAAAGCGTAATTTTCTTATCAAAAAATTAGGTTTAAAAGATGATGAAAAGCTAGATGTTGGATTGAATGCGGTTATGGAAAAATACGGAAAATCTAATCGCAATAAATATCGTGCTGTAGTATATTATCTACTCACTAAATATTTTAAAAAGGAAAGTGTTTTCAAATAA
- a CDS encoding S1 RNA-binding domain-containing protein, whose protein sequence is MLRIGENHTLNIVRETEPGLFLTDAEGNEVLLPNKYIPETFEIGDEIDVFVYLDHEERPVSTTLEPLVKLDEFAFLKCAETTEFGAFLDWGLEKHLFVPFKEQAYPMKKGGRYLIFCYLDEETDRLVASSKVHAFLDNSELTIEPFEEVDLIISNKSDLGYNVIINQLHLGLIYHDDVFQEINVGDEMRGFITKTRPDGKIDVSLQRPGYRSIEPNAELILDKLKKNEGYLNLTDKSSPEAIHSQLGISKKSFKRAAGNLYKQRKIDIKDDGLYLKVD, encoded by the coding sequence ATGCTTAGAATTGGCGAAAATCATACCCTTAATATTGTAAGGGAAACCGAACCTGGACTTTTTTTAACAGATGCTGAAGGAAATGAAGTTTTGCTTCCAAATAAATATATTCCGGAGACTTTTGAAATTGGAGATGAGATAGATGTTTTTGTATATCTTGATCACGAAGAAAGACCGGTTTCAACAACCTTAGAGCCTCTTGTGAAACTTGATGAATTCGCTTTCCTAAAATGTGCAGAAACCACTGAATTTGGTGCTTTTTTAGATTGGGGACTTGAAAAACATTTATTTGTCCCGTTTAAAGAGCAGGCATATCCCATGAAAAAGGGTGGGCGTTACCTAATTTTTTGCTATTTAGATGAAGAAACCGATAGGTTGGTGGCTTCAAGTAAAGTGCATGCATTCTTAGATAATTCTGAGTTAACCATAGAACCTTTTGAAGAGGTAGATCTTATTATCAGTAATAAAAGTGATCTAGGTTATAATGTGATTATTAATCAGTTGCATTTAGGCTTAATCTATCATGACGATGTTTTCCAGGAAATAAATGTAGGCGATGAAATGCGCGGATTTATTACTAAAACCCGTCCCGATGGAAAAATTGACGTGAGTTTACAAAGACCCGGGTACCGAAGTATTGAGCCTAATGCTGAATTAATTTTGGATAAATTAAAGAAAAATGAAGGTTACCTAAACCTTACCGATAAATCGTCTCCAGAAGCAATTCACAGCCAGTTAGGAATTAGTAAAAAGAGTTTTAAACGTGCTGCCGGTAATCTATATAAGCAGAGAAAAATAGATATTAAAGACGACGGCCTTTACCTAAAAGTAGATTAG
- a CDS encoding 1,4-dihydroxy-2-naphthoyl-CoA synthase, whose translation MSEINWKTVKEYEDITYKKSGGVARIAFNRPDVRNAFRPKTTSELLDAFHNAHEDTEIGCVLLSAEGPSSKDGKWAFCSGGDQKARGHQGYVGEDGYHRLNILEVQRLIRFMPKAVICVVPGWAVGGGHSLHVVCDLTLASKEHAIFKQTDADVTSFDAGYGSAYLAKMVGQKKAREIFFLGRNYSAQEAYEMGMVNAVIPHDELEDTAYEWAQEIMAKSPTSIKMLKFAMNMTDDGMVGQQVFAGEVTRLAYMTDEAKEGRDAFLEKRKPNFDKKWIP comes from the coding sequence ATGAGTGAAATTAACTGGAAAACTGTAAAAGAATACGAAGATATAACTTATAAAAAATCGGGAGGTGTGGCAAGAATAGCTTTTAATCGTCCCGATGTTAGGAATGCCTTTAGACCTAAAACTACTTCAGAACTTTTAGATGCATTTCATAATGCCCATGAAGATACCGAAATTGGTTGTGTTTTACTCTCTGCTGAAGGGCCCTCATCAAAAGACGGTAAATGGGCGTTTTGTAGCGGTGGCGATCAAAAAGCACGTGGTCACCAGGGTTACGTGGGAGAAGATGGTTACCATAGATTAAATATTTTAGAAGTTCAAAGATTAATACGATTTATGCCGAAGGCCGTTATTTGTGTGGTTCCCGGCTGGGCTGTAGGAGGTGGGCATAGTTTGCACGTAGTTTGCGATCTCACGCTTGCCAGTAAGGAACACGCTATTTTTAAACAAACCGATGCCGATGTAACGAGTTTTGATGCCGGTTATGGTTCAGCGTATTTAGCAAAAATGGTAGGGCAGAAGAAAGCGCGTGAAATCTTTTTCCTCGGAAGAAATTATTCAGCGCAAGAAGCTTATGAAATGGGAATGGTAAATGCGGTAATTCCGCACGATGAGCTTGAAGATACTGCTTATGAATGGGCACAGGAAATTATGGCAAAATCACCAACTTCTATCAAAATGCTGAAATTCGCCATGAATATGACTGATGACGGGATGGTAGGCCAGCAGGTTTTTGCGGGGGAAGTAACCCGACTCGCTTATATGACCGATGAAGCTAAAGAAGGTAGGGATGCATTTCTGGAAAAAAGAAAACCTAATTTTGATAAAAAATGGATCCCATAG
- a CDS encoding PH domain-containing protein gives MDPIAEHFQNEQIDISTLPKLESVDFSSVSPQYLIKMNIQTGVFMLVLLIFLGGFWFFQLNHLQSGLIFSGLLIAFIFRFWNNFKLLKSLGYALREKDIIYKRGFIFSKTTVIPFNRVQHASISRGVWDKILGISSLNVFTAGGSGSDIAIPGLEPGQALQLKEAIAVKISKDEA, from the coding sequence ATGGATCCCATAGCTGAGCATTTCCAAAACGAACAGATTGATATATCTACTTTACCAAAATTGGAATCGGTAGATTTTTCTTCAGTTTCGCCTCAATACCTTATAAAAATGAATATTCAGACGGGTGTTTTTATGCTCGTCTTGCTTATTTTTCTTGGTGGGTTTTGGTTCTTTCAGCTTAATCATTTGCAATCAGGACTTATTTTCTCAGGCCTCTTAATTGCTTTTATATTTAGATTTTGGAATAACTTTAAATTATTAAAAAGTCTTGGATATGCGCTTCGGGAGAAAGACATCATTTATAAAAGGGGCTTTATTTTTTCTAAAACCACAGTTATTCCATTTAATAGAGTGCAACACGCCTCAATATCACGAGGAGTTTGGGATAAAATTTTAGGAATTTCCAGTCTTAATGTTTTTACCGCAGGCGGCAGCGGCAGCGATATCGCTATTCCCGGTTTAGAGCCAGGACAGGCGCTTCAGTTAAAAGAAGCCATTGCGGTTAAGATTTCTAAAGATGAAGCCTAA
- a CDS encoding PH domain-containing protein: MKPNTYNAAQRQSIAGVLLIFFSSLYKLFRMFWALGAYLLFSGPSKTTLIYTAIGLFVVTGLTLIYSYLYYRKFIFYIDYDREEFVLEKGIFSTENTAIPFDKIQQVYFKRSILQRVINVYSLVVDTAGSNEKEVEIKAISEEDANRLSEILLRVKSEKIEKEHPEQDDLVEESKEVWTHKVGILTLLKIGISTNYLRGLSLVFAFIMTVYNRINTYFKDRIDDFENYFSQFSGVLQSFGYLAIIFGLLLLLSISITIIEVFIKYYGLKIKQNNDKLEVEMGLKTNTKVSLQPRRLQLMRIKTNPIQQRINLYEAQISLASSENELQKNKIKIPGLGKEIVKKIKSFLYSEDSKSRFRTTFRPDKLLLFRKLSFALIPILIFLSFWNFTEIINFQVWLIVLLLSLYFITALTLQILSFKARKLIITEEFLQKKKGFWNKTEETLELFKIQSISVKQPIWYRRKNLVNLVFHTAGGDLRFYAVNNDILQYINYVLYKAEVTSKNWM, encoded by the coding sequence ATGAAGCCTAATACATATAATGCCGCCCAACGCCAATCTATAGCTGGTGTTCTTCTTATTTTCTTTTCCAGCCTCTATAAATTATTTAGAATGTTTTGGGCACTTGGCGCTTATCTGCTTTTCAGCGGGCCAAGTAAGACTACTTTGATTTATACAGCAATAGGCTTATTTGTAGTAACAGGGTTAACTTTAATCTATAGTTATTTATATTACCGAAAGTTCATTTTTTATATCGATTATGACCGAGAAGAATTCGTGTTGGAAAAAGGAATTTTTTCTACAGAAAATACGGCTATTCCTTTTGATAAAATTCAGCAGGTTTATTTTAAGCGCTCTATCCTTCAGCGAGTGATCAATGTTTACAGCCTGGTAGTAGACACTGCTGGAAGCAATGAAAAAGAAGTAGAGATAAAAGCAATTTCAGAAGAAGATGCCAATAGACTTTCAGAAATTCTCTTGAGAGTTAAGTCAGAAAAAATAGAAAAAGAACACCCAGAGCAAGATGATTTAGTAGAAGAAAGTAAAGAAGTCTGGACTCATAAAGTTGGTATTCTTACCCTGCTAAAAATTGGGATTAGCACCAACTATCTTCGCGGACTTTCTCTAGTCTTTGCTTTTATAATGACGGTTTATAACAGAATTAATACATATTTTAAAGATAGAATTGATGATTTTGAAAACTATTTTAGTCAGTTTTCAGGAGTTTTACAATCTTTTGGCTACCTCGCTATAATTTTTGGGTTGCTGCTGCTTTTGAGTATAAGTATTACCATTATTGAAGTATTTATAAAATATTACGGACTAAAAATCAAGCAGAATAATGATAAGCTGGAAGTAGAAATGGGTTTAAAGACCAATACCAAGGTTTCACTGCAACCCAGAAGGCTTCAATTAATGCGAATTAAGACGAATCCTATTCAACAACGAATTAATCTTTATGAAGCGCAAATTTCTCTGGCAAGCAGTGAAAATGAGCTTCAGAAGAATAAAATAAAAATTCCAGGATTAGGAAAAGAGATCGTAAAAAAGATAAAATCTTTTCTCTATAGCGAAGATTCAAAATCTCGATTTAGAACCACCTTTAGGCCTGATAAATTGTTGTTATTTAGAAAGCTGTCTTTTGCACTGATACCAATTTTAATCTTTCTTAGTTTTTGGAATTTCACCGAAATTATAAACTTTCAGGTTTGGTTAATTGTACTACTGCTAAGCTTATACTTTATTACCGCGTTAACTTTACAAATACTTTCCTTTAAAGCCCGGAAATTAATAATTACCGAAGAATTTCTACAGAAGAAAAAAGGCTTCTGGAATAAGACCGAAGAAACCCTAGAGTTGTTTAAGATTCAATCTATAAGTGTAAAGCAACCTATTTGGTACCGAAGAAAAAACCTGGTTAATTTAGTTTTTCATACTGCCGGGGGAGACCTTAGATTTTACGCAGTAAATAATGATATTTTGCAGTATATAAATTATGTGCTATATAAAGCGGAAGTTACTTCTAAGAATTGGATGTAG
- a CDS encoding thiamine pyrophosphate-dependent enzyme — MQSETEIKDSISFEDFKVQVLADYKIAVTSRECSLLGRREVLTGKAKFGIFGDGKEVPQLAMAKAFKNGDFRSGYYRDQTFMMAINQFSIEQFFAGLYADTNLENEPMSGGRQMGGHFTTHSLNEDGTWRNLTEQKNSSSDISPTAGQMPRLLGLAQASKIYRNVEGIASENFSENGNEIAWGTIGNASTSEGHFWETLNAAGVLQVPMVLSVWDDEYGISVHARHQTTKESISEIVKGFQRDENNKGYEIIVVNGWDYVALTEAYEKAEKIAREEHCPVLIHVVELTQPQGHSTSGSHERYKNEQRLSWEREFDCNVKLREWILENNISTDEELQDIEKEIKREVREGKKAAWNNYLEPTKTKQKELLAVLSKLAKNTDEKEEVIKLAKDLNGNKEPLKKDLAVTARKTLRLIRKENSEEKSKLLDWLKDFDKSAAADYNSHLFIESNATLQTEVLPEYDDDSTEVDGRIILRDNFDQIFGNKPETLIFGEDAGEIGDVNQGLEGLQAKYGKLRVADVGIREATILGQGIGMAMRGLRPIAEIQYLDYVMYALQGMSDDLATLQYRTKGKQKAPLIIRTRGHRLEGIWHSGSQMGGILNLVRGMHVLVPRNMTKAAGFYNTLLEQDTPALLVECLNGYRLKEKKPTNLAELRTPIGKVETFREGNDITLVSYGSTLRIVAQTAEELSEFGINAEVIDAQSLLPFDLDHDIVKSVEKTNRLLIIDEDVPGGASAYILDKVLNEQNAWRYLDSKPQTLTAKEHRPAYGTDGDYFSKPSAEDIFEKVYAIFNEVNPEEYPAIR, encoded by the coding sequence ATGCAAAGCGAAACAGAAATTAAAGATTCAATTTCATTTGAAGATTTTAAGGTACAGGTATTGGCAGATTACAAGATTGCTGTTACCAGCCGGGAATGCAGCCTTTTAGGAAGACGAGAAGTTCTTACAGGAAAAGCTAAATTCGGAATTTTTGGAGATGGGAAAGAAGTACCACAGCTCGCCATGGCTAAAGCTTTTAAGAATGGCGATTTTAGGTCTGGTTACTATCGTGATCAAACCTTTATGATGGCCATCAATCAATTTAGCATAGAACAGTTTTTTGCCGGTTTATACGCCGATACCAATTTGGAAAATGAACCTATGTCTGGTGGAAGACAAATGGGAGGACATTTTACCACCCACAGTCTCAACGAAGATGGAACCTGGAGAAACCTTACAGAACAAAAAAATTCCAGTTCCGATATATCCCCTACCGCCGGCCAAATGCCAAGACTTTTAGGTCTTGCACAGGCCTCGAAAATATATAGGAATGTAGAAGGTATAGCCTCAGAGAATTTTTCTGAAAATGGGAATGAAATTGCCTGGGGAACTATTGGTAATGCCAGTACCAGTGAAGGTCATTTTTGGGAAACCTTAAACGCCGCCGGTGTACTGCAAGTACCTATGGTATTGAGTGTTTGGGATGACGAATACGGAATTTCGGTACATGCAAGACATCAAACTACAAAAGAAAGTATCTCTGAAATTGTAAAAGGTTTCCAAAGGGATGAAAATAATAAAGGATACGAAATTATTGTGGTTAATGGTTGGGACTATGTAGCCCTTACCGAAGCCTACGAAAAAGCTGAGAAAATTGCCAGGGAAGAACATTGCCCGGTCCTTATTCACGTGGTAGAACTTACACAACCGCAAGGTCACTCTACTTCTGGCTCGCACGAACGATATAAGAATGAGCAACGTTTATCCTGGGAACGAGAGTTTGATTGCAACGTTAAGTTAAGGGAATGGATTCTGGAGAACAATATTAGTACAGATGAAGAGCTACAGGATATTGAAAAAGAAATTAAACGTGAGGTAAGAGAAGGCAAAAAAGCTGCCTGGAATAATTACCTGGAGCCTACAAAAACAAAGCAAAAAGAATTACTTGCCGTACTTTCTAAATTAGCCAAAAATACTGACGAAAAGGAAGAAGTAATAAAATTGGCTAAAGACTTAAACGGAAATAAAGAACCGCTTAAAAAAGATCTTGCGGTTACTGCGAGAAAGACTTTAAGACTAATTAGGAAAGAAAATTCTGAAGAAAAATCTAAGCTTCTCGATTGGCTAAAAGATTTTGATAAATCTGCTGCTGCTGATTATAACAGTCATTTATTTATAGAATCTAATGCTACACTTCAAACTGAAGTTTTACCTGAATACGACGATGACTCGACTGAAGTTGATGGGCGAATTATTCTTCGGGATAACTTCGATCAAATCTTTGGCAACAAGCCAGAAACTTTAATCTTTGGTGAGGATGCCGGAGAAATTGGAGATGTTAATCAGGGATTGGAAGGGCTCCAGGCTAAATACGGAAAGCTTCGCGTAGCCGATGTAGGTATTCGTGAAGCCACCATTTTAGGCCAGGGAATTGGAATGGCGATGAGAGGCTTGAGACCTATTGCCGAAATTCAATACCTGGATTATGTAATGTATGCATTACAGGGAATGAGCGATGATCTCGCTACTTTACAATACCGAACTAAAGGAAAACAAAAAGCACCGCTAATTATAAGAACCCGTGGCCACCGTTTAGAAGGTATTTGGCATAGTGGTTCGCAAATGGGTGGCATCTTAAACCTGGTGCGTGGTATGCACGTACTCGTACCAAGAAATATGACCAAAGCAGCTGGTTTTTACAACACCTTGCTGGAGCAGGATACTCCCGCCCTACTGGTTGAATGTTTAAACGGTTACCGTCTTAAAGAGAAGAAACCTACAAACCTGGCTGAACTTAGAACTCCTATCGGTAAAGTGGAAACATTTAGAGAGGGTAATGATATTACTTTAGTTTCTTACGGTTCTACTTTAAGAATTGTAGCTCAAACTGCAGAGGAGCTAAGCGAATTTGGAATTAATGCCGAAGTGATTGATGCGCAATCTTTACTTCCTTTCGATTTAGATCACGATATTGTAAAGAGTGTAGAAAAAACAAACCGACTTCTCATCATAGACGAAGATGTTCCGGGAGGAGCTTCAGCCTATATTTTGGATAAAGTATTAAACGAACAAAATGCGTGGAGATACCTAGACAGTAAGCCGCAAACGCTTACCGCTAAAGAACACCGTCCTGCTTATGGCACCGATGGTGATTATTTCAGTAAGCCATCAGCAGAAGATATTTTTGAAAAAGTTTACGCCATCTTCAATGAAGTAAACCCTGAAGAATATCCTGCGATAAGATAA